The Pangasianodon hypophthalmus isolate fPanHyp1 chromosome 13, fPanHyp1.pri, whole genome shotgun sequence genome includes a window with the following:
- the rabep2 gene encoding rab GTPase-binding effector protein 2 — protein sequence MEVTSKEDSLSGALPEDEVNIQLQLVECRAQLEHWQGVAKICELSKQEELQDLQRQCDQEIQSLHEALRETASQYEARISALQSERAQWRRAGFSPENRDSRKKGRIESASPPSERLKNESPEGAAGDGDPQELLAELSDAERTGLHMEGFYTQQCDTSSLSCFSLDTPSLPRRAPPQDDTASLVSTGTLVPEAIYLPPPGHRLVTHTDWDGLQAQVAELQEELTQLREQKAQLEKELDTQTTETQKQVAVLQSQVQTSETLLQELQKSFSQSQSAVQSRLKELSLSQRRVCSELSRLKGGEMEENTAGAEHPELFTLQGAHTEERLRIEIVNLREQLEMRTEESEVLEVQLSSLKTETDRIQSEKEKLEGELQECRTELQGLRVALSHLQRDGKTQNHEKTVLQDQCLELRSQVISLRSQLDTSQAVQRDFVQLSQSLQVKMEQIRQAESLDQVRLILGEQLEEESDQLSSAT from the exons ATGGAGGTGACGAGTAAAGAGGACAGCCTGTCTGGTG CATTGCCTGAAGATGAGGTGAACATACAGCTCCAGCTGGTCGAGTGCCGAGCGCAGTTGGAGCACTGGCAGGGAGTGGCGAAGATCTGCGAGCTGAGCAAACAGGAGGAGCTACAGGACCTGCAGAGACAGTGTGACCAGGAGATACAGTCACTCCACGAGGCCCTGAGAG AAACAGCCTCTCAGTATGAAGCCAGAATATCTGCCCTACAATCAGAGCGTGCCCAGTGGAGGAGAGCAGGGTTCAGTCCTGAaaacagg GAcagcagaaagaaaggaaggataGAGAGTGCATCTCCACCTAGCGAGAGGTTGAAGAACGAGTCTCCTGAGGGTGCGGCAGGTGACGGTGACCCTCAGGAGCTGCTGGCCGAGCTCTCTGACGCAGAGAGGACAGGGCTCCACATGGAGGGATTCTACACACAGCAGTGTGacacctcctctctgtcctgCTTCTCTCTGGATACCCCGTCCCTGCCCCGGCGCGCGCCCCCTCAGGATGACACTGCTTCCCTGGTTTCAACAGGAACACTGGTGCCTGAAGCTATCTACCTGCCGCCACCAGGCCACCGGctggtcacacacacagactgggATGGACTCCAAGCACAA GTGGCAGAGCTTCAGGAAGAATTGACCCAATTGAGAGAGCAGAAGGCACAACTTGAGAAGGAGCTGGACACTCAGACAACAGAAACCCAGAAACAG GTGGCAGTGCTCCAGTCCCAGGTGCAGACCTCTGAGACCCTCCTCCAAGAGCTGCAGAAAtctttcagccaatcacagagcgCTGTACAGAGCAGATTG AAAGAgctgtctctgtctcagagGAGAGTATGTAGTGAGCTGTCCAGGTTGAAAGGGGGAGAGATGGAAGAGAACACAGCCGGAGCTGAACACCCAGAGCTGTTTACTCTTCAG GGAGCACACACGGAAGAGAGGCTGCGTATTGAAATTGTGAACTTGAGGGAACAGCTGGAGATGAGAACGGAAGAGAGCG AGGTCCTGGAGG TCCAGCTCTCCAGCCTTAAAACAGAGACCGACCGCATCCAAAGCGAGAAAGAAAAG CTGGAGGGCGAGCTGCAGGAATGTCGCACTGAGCTGCAAGGCCTCCGGGTGGCACTGTCACATCTCCAGAGAGACGGCAAGACCCAGAACCATGAGAAG ACGGTGCTGCAGGATCAGTGTTTAGAGCTGCGCAGTCAGGTGATCAGTCTGCGCAGTCAGTTGGACACCAGCCAGGCTGTACAGAGGGACTTTGTGCAGCTCTCGCAGTCGCTACAG